DNA sequence from the Stenotrophomonas sp. 24(2023) genome:
GCAGCACGCCGGAAATCATCCCGCCATTGACCAGCACGTAGACGAAGAACGCCAGGCCCAGGCTGCCGGCCAGCAGGCGCGCATGGGTGTCGCGGGCACGGCTGGCGATCCACAGGCAGCGCCCGACCACGAACAGGTACAGCGCCAGCACGGTGACCACGCCGATCCAGCCGAATTCCTCGGCCAGCACCGAGAACGCGAAATCGGTGGTGTACTCGGGCAGGAAATCCAGCGTGGCCTGGGTACCGTTGCCCCAGCCGCGCCCCTGCCAGCCACCGGAACCAATGGCGATGCGCGACTGCAGGATGTTCCAGCCGGTACCCAGTGGATCGGCGGCCGGATCCAGGAAGGTCAGCACACGGTCCTTCTGGTACTGCCGCAGCAGCCCGAACCACGCCAGCGGCGCCGCCACCGCCAGCCCTGCCGCGCCCGTGCCCACCCAGCCCCAGTGCAGGCCGGCCAGCAGCAGCGCGAACACCCCGCTGGCGGTCACCAGCGTGGCCGTGCCCAGGTTGGGCTGCAGCAGGATCAGCAGCGCCGGCACCCCGATCAGCAGTGCCGATACCAGTACCGTGCGCGGCGAGGGCGGCAGCGGCCGCTGGTGCAGGTACCAGGCAATCATCAACGGCAGGCTGAGCTTGAGCAGTTCCGAGGGCTGCAGGTAGAACACGCCCAGGTTCAGCCAGCGCTGGCCGTACTTGCCGGTGCCCACCACGTACACCGCCAGCAGCGGCAGCATCGAGGCGGCATACAGCCAGGGCGTCCACGCACGCAGCCGCACCAGCGACACCCGCGACAGCACTCCCATCGCCACCAGCCCGCCGCCAAAGCGCAGCGCCTGCCCGCGCACCGGGCCATCCACGCTGTACAGCACGGCCAGACCGGCAGCCATCAGGATCAGCAACGCGACCAGCAACGGCAGGTCGAGCGTGCGCACCGCGCCGTGGCAGTGCCCCAGGAGTCGTTTCCATTCCACGCCGGGCACGGTAGCAACCCGCGCTTGCGTGAAGCTGTCAGGCGGGGATGGGATGCCCCGGATGGCGGGGATGCCTATCCGGTACGCGCGCCAGCGGGCAACCGCTACCCGTAACCGCCATGCACCGGATTGTGGCTGCGCACCGCCATCACCAGCCCGAACCCGGCCAGCAGGGAGACCGCCGAGGTGCCGCCGTAGCTGATCAGCGGCATCGGCACGCCCACCACCGGCAGCACACCGGAAATCATGCCGCCGTTGACCAGCACGTACACGAAGAACGCCAGCCCGGTCGCGCCGGCCAGCAGGCGCGAATAGGAATCGCGTGACTGGCTGGCGATGTACAGGCAGCGGCCGATCACCACCAGGTACAGGGTCATCACCACCGCCACGCCGATCCAGCCGAAGTCCTCGCTGAACACCGAGAAGGCGAAATCGGTGGTCTGCTCGGGAATGAAGTTCAGGTGCGACTGCGAGCCCTCGCCCCAGCCCTTGCCACTCATCCCACCCGAGCCGATCGCGATCTTGGACTGGATGATGTTCCAGCCCGCCCCGCGCGCATCCATTTCCGGGTCGAGGAACATCATGATGCGGTCCTTCTGGTAGGGCCGCAGCAGCCAGAACCACGCCACCGGCGCCATCGCGGTGACACCCCCCACGCCCAGCCCCACCCACCACCAGGGCAGGCCGGCCAGCAGCAGCACGAACACGCCGCTGGCGGCGATCAGCACGCCGGTACCGAAGTCCGGCTGCAGCATCACCAGCCCGGTCGGTACGCCGATGATGACCAGGGCGGTCAGCACCGTGCTGATGCGCGGCGGCAGCGGCATGCGGTGCAGGTACCAGGCCACCATCATCGGCAGGCTGACCTTGAGCAGTTCGGCCGGCTGCAGGTAGAACAGCTTCAGGTCCAGCCATTGCCGCCCGTACTTGCCGGTGCCCAGCACGAACACCGCCAGCAGCGGGATCATCGAGATCGCATAGATGAGCGGGGTGGCCGAGCGGATGCGCAGGATCGGCACCCGCGAAATGCCCCACAGCGCCGCCAGGCCCACCGCGAAACGCGCGCCCTGGGCCATCACCAGGCTGTCGCCGCCTGCGCTTTTGAGCGTGGCCAGGCCGATCACCATCAGGGCGCCCAGCGCCAGGCACAGCACCCAGTCCAGGGTGCTGAAGAAGCGCCGCAGCAGATCGCCAACCCAGCGCAGGAAAACCTTCATCGTGATGCTCCGCTGGCCCGCGCAGGGGCGGCAGGTGGCGGCAGTGCGGCCGCCGGCGGCGTGGCCGGGGCACCCGGGGCGGGCGCCGGCGCCAGCGGCAGGCCGATCTGCACCGGCAGATCCACCAGGTGCGCGGCGGCCTCATCGCCCGCCTTGCGCGCGCCCGGGTCTTCATTGTCGAACGCGGTGGCGCCGATGGCCGTGGTGCCGCGCTCGCTGTCCAGCGACTGCATGCCGTCGGGCATCTTGCCCAGCAGCCACGCATCGAAGACCTTGCGGGCGATCGGTGCCGCCGCCGAGCCACCGTAACCACCGCCTTCCACGGCGATGGCCAGCGCGATCACCGGCTGCTCGGCCGGCGCGAAGCCGACGAACAGCGCGCGGTGGCGCAGGTGCATCGGCAGGCTCTTGGGATTGACCGCTGCCGTGCCACGGCGGCTGATCACCTGCGCGGTACCGGTCTTGCCGGCCATCAGGTACGGCGCCCCGGCGGCCACGCGCCAGCCGCTGCCGCCGGGCTGCATCGTGGCCATCATGCCTTCGCGCACGGCCTGCACGTTGCTGGCGCTGGGGCTGACCGGCTTGCTCTCGCCGGCGGGCACGCCGGTCCAGCCGCGATCAAACCCCTCGCGCTGCTGGATCACCAGGTGCGGCGTGTGCAGCTGCCCGCTGGCCAGACCGCTCACCCCGCGCACCAGCTGCAGCGGGGTGACCTTCCAGTCACCCTGGCCGATGCTGATGTTCACCGTGTCGCCCGGGTACCAGGCTTCCTTGCGGCTTTTGCGCTTGTAGGCTGGCGAGGGCAGGATGCCGCCGATCTCGCCGGTCAGGTCGATGCCGGTCGGTTCGCCGAACCCGTAGTAGCCCATGTAGTGGTCGAAGCGCTCGATGCCCAGGTCCAACGCCAGCCGGTAGTAATAGGTGTTCACCGACTGGGCGATCGACTTGCGCAGGTCGGTCCAGCCATGGCCGCCGCGGTTGGCATCACCCCAGCCACGGCTGGTGCCGGGCAGGTAGAACATGCCCGTGGACAGGATCTTGTCTTCCGGCCGGCGCACGCCGGCATCCAGGCCGGCCAGCGCGATCAGCGGCTTGAGCGTGGAACCGGGGGCCACGCCGCCCAGCACCAGGCGGTTGAACTGTGGCCGCGAGGGGTTGTCGTTGAGCGCCTTGAAATCGGCATGGGAAATGCCGTTGACGAACAGGTTGGGATCGTAGGACGGCAGGCTGACCATCGCCAGCACTTCACCGGTACGCGGGTCCATCGCCACCGCCGAGCCTTCCTGGTCGCCGAAGGCGGCCACCATCGCACGCTGCAGGTCGGCATCGATGGACAGGCGCAGGTCGGCGCCGGACTGCGCGGCGACACGGCCGACGGTGCGGATGGCGCGGCCCTGCACGTTGGTTTCCACCTGTTCGTAGCCGACCTTGCCGCGCAGCTGCTGCTCGTAATAGCGCTCCAGGCCGGACTTGCCGATGTGGGTCAGCGCGGCGTTGCCTTCGCCGATGATTTCCAGGTCTTTCTCGTCCACCCGGCCGACGTAGCCGATGATGTGCGCGAACAGGTCGCCATAGGGGTAGCGCCGGGTCAGGTAGGGTTCCAGCTCCACGCCGGGGAAGCGCCAGCGGTCCACCGCGAAGCGGGCCATTTCCTCATCGCTCACCCGCAGTTTCAGGGTGACCGGCAGGAAGCTGCGCCGTGCCTTGCGCGCCTTCCAGAAGGCCTCGATCTCCTCCGGGCTGATGCTCATGATCTTGCCCAGCCCGGCCAGGGTGGCGTCCATGTCCTTGACCTTGTCCGGGGTCACGTCCAGGCGGAAGGCCGGCACGTTCTCGGCCAGCAGGCGGCCGTTGCGGTCATAGATCATGCCGCGCCCGGGCACCACCGGCCGCGGCTTGATGCGGTTGGCGTCCGAACGGGTGGCGTAGATGTCGTGGTCGAGCACCTGCAGCTTGAAGTACCAGCCGCCCAGGCCCAGCAGGCAGACCAGCACGCCCAGGAAGCCCAGCGTGGCACGGCGCCGGAACTGTTCGACCTCGGCGTGCGGGTTCTTGACCTGGCGACGGTTGAACATGGTCAGCGCCCGCGGCGGCCGTAGCGCAGCGCGTCCAGCAGCACGAACACCAGCGGCCACAGCAGCATGCCCAGCAGCGGCGCCCACCAGTACGACCACGGCAGGGTCGGTTCATCGACCACGATGTGCACCAGCGCGCTGACGATGCGGTCGTTGAACAGCAGGCCGCCGATGGCCAACATCTGCTGGGACATCGGGAAGAAGCGGATGCGCGCGCGGAAGCGCTGCAGGATGAAGGCCAGCATGACCAGCCGCAGCGCCTGTTCGCCCAGCACGCCGCCATACAGCAGGTCGGCCACCACGCCACTGGCGAAGGCGATGCCCAGGCCGACGCGCTCGGGCGCTTCGATGACCCAGTACGCCAGCACCAGCGCCAGCCAATACGGGCGCAGCGGCTGCAGCAGCGCCGGCAGCGGCAGCAGGCCCAGCAGCAGGGCCATCACCAGGCTGGCCGGCAGCACCCAGGGGTTGTCGCGCAGGCGGCTCATCGCTGGGTCTCCGGCGTCGGTGGCGTGGGGGCGGCGGCCGGATCGGCAGCCGGCGCGTCGTTGGCACCCGGTGCAGTCGCGGCCGGTTCGACCGGGCGTGGCGCCGCCGTGGCCGCCGGCCGTGCGCGCGCCGCCTGTGCGGCCGGTGCCGATGCGGGCGGGGTGGCCGTTGCGGCGGATGGGGTCGTGCCGGCAGCCGCGGGCGGGGTGCCGGCCGGCAGTGCACCGGCCTCGGCCGGGCCACCGGGCGCCACGGCATCCGGGTCCAGGCGCAGGTTGGGCGGAATGCGGATCGCCGCACCGGGGCGCAGCAGCAGCACGTCACGCCCGCGGTCAAGCTGGGCGGCCGGCTTCAGTTCACCCACCAGGAAGGCATGGGTATCGTCCGGGCGCAGCGCGGTGATGGTGCCGACCGGGAAGCCCGGCGGGAAGCGCCCGCCCAGGCCGGAGGTGACGATCTCATCGCCGATCTCGACCCCGGCACTGAGCGGAATGTCGCGCAGCTCCAGGGTGTCGCCACGCCCGTAGACGATCAGGCGCACGCCGTTGCGGGCCACGGTCACCGGCACGGCATGGTCGGGGTCGGTCAGCAGCAGTACGGTGGAGGTGCCGCCGGTGGCGCTGATCACCTGCCCCATCAGGCCGCCGGCATCGATGACGGCCTGGCCGACGTGGACGCCATCACGGCTGCCGGCATCGAGCACCAGGCGGCGCTTCACCGGATCCAGGTCGATGTCCAGGATCGGCGCCAGCTGCACGTCCAGGCCGCTGCGCTCGGCCACGTTGAGCAGTTCGCGCAGCTGGGCGTTGTCCAGCGCGGCGGTCTGCAGGCGGGTCAGGCGGGCGTTGGCCAGCAGCAGCTGGTTGCGCAGTTCGCGGTTCTCGGCCACCAGCTGGCCGTGGCTGGCGGCGTTGTCACGCACCTGGCTGCCCAGCTTGCCGGGCAGGCCGGCCAGGGCCCAGACCGGCTGCACCAGGGTGTCGGCCTGCGCGCGCAGGCGCGCCAGCCAGCCGGCCTGGTCGTCCAGGACGATCAGGGTGATGGCCAGGGCGAGGTAGGCGAGCAGTCGCAGCGGACTGGCGGCATCACCGGATCGGGAGGCTACAGGAGGACCGGCGTAGGGCGGCACGGCAACGTTTCAGCTGGAAAAGGGCGAAGGGGAAACACGGCGGCGCCCCGCCGGTGCCGGCCCGCGCGAACGGGCCGCACCCCGGAAGGGCGCTGCGGGCAGGACCGGCCGGGACGGCTTATTCCGGCGCAAAGAACTCGTTGCCGTGCATGTCGACCAGCTCCAGCGCACGGCCACCGCCACGGGCCACGCAGGTCAGCGGGTCATCGGCCAC
Encoded proteins:
- the mrdA gene encoding penicillin-binding protein 2, with amino-acid sequence MFNRRQVKNPHAEVEQFRRRATLGFLGVLVCLLGLGGWYFKLQVLDHDIYATRSDANRIKPRPVVPGRGMIYDRNGRLLAENVPAFRLDVTPDKVKDMDATLAGLGKIMSISPEEIEAFWKARKARRSFLPVTLKLRVSDEEMARFAVDRWRFPGVELEPYLTRRYPYGDLFAHIIGYVGRVDEKDLEIIGEGNAALTHIGKSGLERYYEQQLRGKVGYEQVETNVQGRAIRTVGRVAAQSGADLRLSIDADLQRAMVAAFGDQEGSAVAMDPRTGEVLAMVSLPSYDPNLFVNGISHADFKALNDNPSRPQFNRLVLGGVAPGSTLKPLIALAGLDAGVRRPEDKILSTGMFYLPGTSRGWGDANRGGHGWTDLRKSIAQSVNTYYYRLALDLGIERFDHYMGYYGFGEPTGIDLTGEIGGILPSPAYKRKSRKEAWYPGDTVNISIGQGDWKVTPLQLVRGVSGLASGQLHTPHLVIQQREGFDRGWTGVPAGESKPVSPSASNVQAVREGMMATMQPGGSGWRVAAGAPYLMAGKTGTAQVISRRGTAAVNPKSLPMHLRHRALFVGFAPAEQPVIALAIAVEGGGYGGSAAAPIARKVFDAWLLGKMPDGMQSLDSERGTTAIGATAFDNEDPGARKAGDEAAAHLVDLPVQIGLPLAPAPAPGAPATPPAAALPPPAAPARASGASR
- the mreD gene encoding rod shape-determining protein MreD, whose product is MSRLRDNPWVLPASLVMALLLGLLPLPALLQPLRPYWLALVLAYWVIEAPERVGLGIAFASGVVADLLYGGVLGEQALRLVMLAFILQRFRARIRFFPMSQQMLAIGGLLFNDRIVSALVHIVVDEPTLPWSYWWAPLLGMLLWPLVFVLLDALRYGRRGR
- the rodA gene encoding rod shape-determining protein RodA, translated to MEWKRLLGHCHGAVRTLDLPLLVALLILMAAGLAVLYSVDGPVRGQALRFGGGLVAMGVLSRVSLVRLRAWTPWLYAASMLPLLAVYVVGTGKYGQRWLNLGVFYLQPSELLKLSLPLMIAWYLHQRPLPPSPRTVLVSALLIGVPALLILLQPNLGTATLVTASGVFALLLAGLHWGWVGTGAAGLAVAAPLAWFGLLRQYQKDRVLTFLDPAADPLGTGWNILQSRIAIGSGGWQGRGWGNGTQATLDFLPEYTTDFAFSVLAEEFGWIGVVTVLALYLFVVGRCLWIASRARDTHARLLAGSLGLAFFVYVLVNGGMISGVLPVVGIPMPLISYGGTSAVSLLAGIGLVMAVRQHHPVHGGGG
- the mreC gene encoding rod shape-determining protein MreC, coding for MPPYAGPPVASRSGDAASPLRLLAYLALAITLIVLDDQAGWLARLRAQADTLVQPVWALAGLPGKLGSQVRDNAASHGQLVAENRELRNQLLLANARLTRLQTAALDNAQLRELLNVAERSGLDVQLAPILDIDLDPVKRRLVLDAGSRDGVHVGQAVIDAGGLMGQVISATGGTSTVLLLTDPDHAVPVTVARNGVRLIVYGRGDTLELRDIPLSAGVEIGDEIVTSGLGGRFPPGFPVGTITALRPDDTHAFLVGELKPAAQLDRGRDVLLLRPGAAIRIPPNLRLDPDAVAPGGPAEAGALPAGTPPAAAGTTPSAATATPPASAPAAQAARARPAATAAPRPVEPAATAPGANDAPAADPAAAPTPPTPETQR
- the rodA gene encoding rod shape-determining protein RodA; translated protein: MKVFLRWVGDLLRRFFSTLDWVLCLALGALMVIGLATLKSAGGDSLVMAQGARFAVGLAALWGISRVPILRIRSATPLIYAISMIPLLAVFVLGTGKYGRQWLDLKLFYLQPAELLKVSLPMMVAWYLHRMPLPPRISTVLTALVIIGVPTGLVMLQPDFGTGVLIAASGVFVLLLAGLPWWWVGLGVGGVTAMAPVAWFWLLRPYQKDRIMMFLDPEMDARGAGWNIIQSKIAIGSGGMSGKGWGEGSQSHLNFIPEQTTDFAFSVFSEDFGWIGVAVVMTLYLVVIGRCLYIASQSRDSYSRLLAGATGLAFFVYVLVNGGMISGVLPVVGVPMPLISYGGTSAVSLLAGFGLVMAVRSHNPVHGGYG